The Chryseobacterium shigense genome segment TGTAAAAAGAATCTTCAAGGTCCGGAGAATTACTGTTAATCAGTGCCTGTACAGCATCCTGTGTTTCTTTATCGAATGTATCACTTAACCAAAGTTGCGCTTTTTCTAATGTTGTCATATTTGTATTTAAGTTTGGAAGTGGGAAGCTTGAGGCTGGAGGTAATTTTACGTTCCAAATTCAAACTTCCTGCTTTTGTTTCACTATTTTATTATTTATATTTAATTAAAAATATTTTAATCTTTTAACTGATTTCTAAAAGCTATAATCTGATTCATCAAATTATAACTTTCATTATATATTGTTTTAAAATTTTCTTCCGAAATATATTCTCTGTTTTTTGCTTTATACAAGCATGTTACCGTTTCAGCTAAAGATCGAACTGAATATCCTAAAAACTTTTTAAATTCTGCTTTGGACTGTAATATACTTCCTTCTGAAATATTTAATCCTACAGAATCTGATGCTCTTCTTATCTGAGATGTTAAGTTGAAAGCTTCATCTTTTGGAAAATTTTGAGACAGCTTAAAAATTGCTTCTCCAAAATCCATAGATTTCTACCATATAATCAATTTCTCAAATTTAAAACTCATCTATCAATTATGTTATTCTTTGCCTTCCATCATCCGGCTTCCATCTTCCTTCTTATCAGTTGTTCAATTTTTTATTTTCAACACGGGTTGCTTTATCAATTTTAAAAGCCCGGATCGGGTTGTTATAATAAATGAATTTTGCTGTATTCTGAATATTTCCTTTTAAGGAATCTTTTACGTTCACTTCTGCATAATTCCCGTTTTTAGAGTCAATATTCAGGTTTTCTATTTTCCAGTAAGGCGCTATCAGACTTGCTGTATCTGAGATCTTTATCACTGCATTTTTAGTAAATCCTAAAAAATTGGCCCGGCTTCTGTTCTGCATTTCTACTTCTGCTCTTCTTGTGTTGACTGAACCCATAAAAGTAGAATAATTTTTTAAATTAAGCCTAAAATTATCGGTCTTTATTTCACTTGAAATATTCATTTCTGCGGAATCGGAGATGCTTATTTTTTCAGGATTATATTTTGAGTAAATGGTGATATTGTAAAAATCCACTCCTTTCGTCTCTCTTGATTCGGTAATGAATAATCCATCGTCTTTTACATCAATATCCAGGTTATCAAACACATTCGGGTAAGTTTCCACATCCACCATATTTTTTTCTCCTCTCGCATAAAAAACCCTGAATTTTCCTTTGAGAAAAATACTTTTAAAGTTCTCAACAGGAACTTCTTTATTTTCAATATTCCCTTTTGGAGAAACTTTTCCGCAGGAAACCGCTGCCATCAGCAGGGATGCGTACCATATTTTTTTCATGTTCAATTTTAAAATACTATCATATAAAATCATCATTGAAAATCTCTGCAGTAAGTTACTACAAGCCCAATTATCCATTATATGATTTAACAAAAATAAGATTAAAATTCCAAAAAGACTTATTCTTCCGGTACAAAATGCCTGTACTTTTGTAATAAAAAATATCCCAAAAAGTGAAAGCTCTTTGGGATATTGTTATTTAACTGATTTTGAATTTAAATCTTAAATCACTTCATCAATATTATAATTCTTATGCTCCCTGTTGGTTCTGATAATCATTTCGCCTAAGAATCCGGCTATGAAAAGCAATGTTCCCATAATCATCATCGTAAGTGCAATATAAAACCACGGATTGTTTGTTATTAAATGTCCGTAAATTCCTCTCGCAACGTCAATCAGTTTTGAAATTCCCAGCCAAAGTGCAGAAAGAAATCCTACAATGAACATCACCGTTCCTACTGCGCCAAAGAAATGCATGGGTCTTCCTCCAAAACGACTTACAAACCAAAGGGTTACAAGATCAAGAAAACCTCTGATAAATCTTTCGGTTCCGAATTTTGAAGTTCCATAAGGCCTTGCCTGATGCTGTACTTCTTTTTCGGTAATTCTTCTGAATCCGGCATTAGCCGCGAGAACAGGAATATAACGGTGCATATCGCCATATACATCGATTGATTTTACCACCTGCTTTTTATAGGCTTTAAGTCCGCAGTTGAAATCGTGAAGATAGACTCCCGAAACTTTTCTAGCAGCTGCATTGAATAGTTTGGACGGAACATTTTTTGTCATTACATTATCAAAACGTTTCTTTTTCCATCCTGAAACGATATCATAATTATCTTCAATCACCATTTTGTAAAGCTCAGGGATTTCTTCCGGAAAATCCTGTAAATCAGCATCCATGGTAATGACTACGTCTCCGTTGGTTCTTTCAAAAGCGGCATGAAGAGCCTGTGATTTCCCATAATTCCTGGAAAATTTTATTGCATGGATCTGTGGATGCTGAATCCTCATATTTTCGATGATGCTCCACGACAGATCTGTACTTCCGTCATCAACAAACCATATTTCATAGGACAAACTGTTGGTATTACAAACATTGTCGATCCTTGAAAAAAGTTCTTCCAAAGAGGCTTCTTCGTTTAATAACGGAATAACTATAGATAAATTCATTTAATTTCAGTAAAAATTATTCTTGATTTTCTGTTTCCTGATACACAGTTCTTGTTCTGAAAAATGCGCCAAAAAACACTGACAAAACTACGTAAAATATAAGAATTGCCGCAAAATATCCTGAAAAATGACTTGCTGTGAGCATATCTTTCCCTTTAATGGCTTCAGGAGAAAAACTAGGCAGCCTTTCTTTATATTTTTTGTCTAATTCATCAATATCTTTCTGATGTTTTAAAATCTTTCTTGCAGACTGGTATTCAGTATCCAGTTCCGTTTTCTGTCTTTGTACGTATTGGTAATTCAGTAGTTTTTTAGCATCTGTATCTACAAAATTCAGGAAAGCGTAAATACTGAAAATAGATAAAATTCCCCCAATAAACATCGGAACGAACGCTCTTGAAAATGCATCTTTAAAAGTTACTACCCTGTTTTTGTTCCAGAAAGATTTCACGGACCAGAAGGCTGCTCCTGCATACAGAATCGGAAGAACAAATGCATTGATTTTCAAAGAGATATCAAAGTAATTAATTCCTGAAAAAAAGTAATAGGCTACAAAAAAGATGATCATTGTAGCGATAAAAAGTAAAATTCCTAATGTTGATGGACTTTTCGTCATGTTTGATTTTTTAGAAAAAATTGAAAAATTATTACACTAAATTCCAGCCGTTTAGCTTTGTTACTGTATTTTTTCGACTAATTTTCTGTAATTATATTTTGAAGTTTATAAATTATTCCTACCTTTGCAACGGCAAGTCCTAAACAACCAGCTCCTGAGAACCCTCCAGGGTGGGAACACAGCAAAGGTAATTGGTCGTAGCGGTGTGATTTAGGTAGCTTGCCATTTTTTTTGGTTTAAACTGAAGCAAGGTAATTGGAAAATTATCTTTTTTTGTTTCTATACTTTTCAGCATTTTCATTCCAATTTTCAAATTACCTTTCATTTTTTTATTTTAAAATTCAAACTCTTCTCCTAATTTCGGAAGAACAAGTTCTATATTTTTGTCTGCAAAATGCTTTAATGCACTTTCATGGTTGATTTCAATTGCAGGGAATGTATCAAAGTGGCACCCTATTACTTTCGGGGTTTTCAATAATTCTGCTGCTGCAAAAGATGCTTTTCTGGGGCACATTGTGTAATGGCTTCCGATAGGAAGGATGGACAGATCTATATTCCCGAAAAGTCTTGGGAAAAGTTCCATATCAGCCATTACTCCGGTATCTCCAGCCAAATACATATTCTTTCCTTCAGGTAATCTGAAAATATACCCTACAGGAACACCTCCATAGCTTCCGTCAGGGAATGAACTTGTATGATGAGCAGGAACCATGGAAATTTTAAGATCATCGATTTTTGCTGATCCTCCCAGGTTTACATCGTCTTTGTTTTTTGCCGTTTTGAAGTAGGCACAGATTTCAGGAACCGCAATAACTGTTGCATCCGGGTGAAACTGTAATACTTCTTCCACATCGGCAATATGATCGCCGTGAGCGTGGGTCAATAAAATATAATCTATCTTCTGTGCCAATATGTCAAAGCCGGATTCCGCTTTTTTGTAATTGTAAAAAGGATCGCTTAAAATGGTTTTGTCTTTGTAAGTAAACAAAAAACAGTTTTGTCCTAAAAATTGTATTTTCATTTTTAAATTTATTTTTTAATTAAGTACATGAAACCGTTGAGTTGAAAAGAATCTGATACAACAATAAGCTTGTTGGTATAATGATAAAAATCTGAAGGATTAAAAATTCTCTCTGTGGTTTTTTCTTTCCGATTAATAAGAGCAAAGCCAAAACAGCATTTACAATAACAACGATTAAAATTAAAAGCGGTAAAAAACTAATATCTGAAAGAGACATATTACCCTTCATTTCATCAATTACAGTATAAACAAGAAATAAAGCCAAAATAATTGATAAACACGAAGTTATTTTTAACGCTACATTCATTTTTATTATTATTTCTGTGGAAACTTATCTTCAATCAGTCTTAAATTGATTCCATGTTCGAGGTAAGCTTTGCAACCGTCCAAAACTGTTGTAAAACCGCCTGTATTATCATTAATTACTTTTAAAAGATCTTTACCTGTCTGGCTGAAGCCATAGCTTTTAATCACAACAAGAGTTCCTTTCTCCATTACTCTGAATTCATAATCAACGTGTACCGCAGGATCACCCCACTCTGTTTTTATCAGCTGGTTAGGGATAATTTCATGTACCTGAACATCAGATTTTACGTTGTACATTTCCCATTCCCAGGTAATGGTTTTACCCACTTCCAGCTTTCCGGTAGATTTGGTAAACCAGAAATTGGTAGTTACTTCAGGATTGATGAATGCCTCAAAGACATCCTCAACCGGTTTTCTGATAAGCATCTGAGCTTCAACGTAGTTATTTGAACTCATAGTAATGGTAATTTATTATTTAAAAAAATTAAGTCCTATTGCTGTAAGAACTGCCATTGTAAAAGTAAGGATACCGACTTGTTTTAAAAACGGATCCAATTCTTTAGGCTCTTTTACAGACATAATCTTCCTTCTGAGCTTGGCAAGAGGAATCAGCAAAATCATTACGATAAATACATAATAATTTTGAGACTGTATGAAACCATTTATTCCCAGGAATATAAGAATCAGGATTAAAGGAAGCTGCAACAGGATCATTTCATAAATCATTGCATTTCTGAAACCAATCCTTAGTGCAAAACTGTTTTTTCCTGATAATCTGTCGCTTTCTATATCTCTCATATTGTTCAGGTTAAGAACAGCCATACTCATCATCCCTACTGCTGTTCCAGGCAATAGCATATCCCAGCTGAATGTTTTGGTAAACAGGAAATAACTTCCGCAAACCGAAACCAAACCAAAAAAGATAAATACGAAAAGATCTCCCAATCCCATATATCCGTAAGGTTTTTTTCCAACGGTATAACCAATTGCCGCCAAAATACAGGCTACTCCCAATCCAATGAAAATATAGAATTCATTCATATAATCCGGAATGAAAGCAATGTATAATAAAGCAATGGTAGCAACAAAGGATAATACAGAGAAAAGGATCACGGCATTTTTCATCTGACCGGCTGTAATTTTTCCTGAAGCCACGGCTCTGGATTCCGCTTCGTTGATTCTTTTGGCATCAGTTCCTTTTACTCCGTCTCCATAATCATTGGCATAGTTTGATAAGATCTGGTATAAAAGTGTTACCAAAAGTGCCAGTGCAAAAATTTTCCAGTCCCATGTTCCTCCTTCACCGTAAAGTCTCCATTTTGCAATGAAAGCTCCCATAATGATTCCGCTTAAGGAAAGCGGTAAAGTTCTTAGCCTTGCGGCTTTTATCCAATCAACCATTTTATTTAGATGTTAGATATTAGAAGTTAGAAATTAGATTTTAAACTGTTTAGTCTAACATCTAATTTCTAGCCTCTAACTTCTTTATTTTTAAGATATCCACTGATTTTCCCCGAAATCCGGTTTTCTTTTTTCAAGGAACGCATTTCTTCCTTCCTGAGCTTCTTCCGTCATATAAGCCAAACGGGTTGCTTCTCCTGCAAATACCTGCTGCCCAACCATTCCGTCGTCTGTAAGGTTCATTGCGAATTTCAGCATTCTGATTGAGGTTGGAGATTTTGCCAATATTTCCTGAGCCCATTCGTAGGCTGTATCTTCTAATTCTGCATGTGGAATTACAGCATTCACCATTCCCATATCCAAGGCTTCCTGAGCGGAATAATTTCTTCCTAAAAAGAATATTTCACGGGCTTTTTTCTGGCCTACCATTTTGGCAAGGTAAGCAGAGCCGTAACCCCCGTCAAAACTGGTTACATCAGCATCAGTCTGCTTGAATACAGCATGTTCTTTACTAGCTAAAGTAAGGTCGCACACCACATGAAGTGAATGTCCTCCACCTACAGCCCATCCGGGAACCACCGCGATAACAACTTTCGGCATGAAACGGATCAAACGCTGAACTTCAAGAATATTCAAACGATGTCTTCCATCTTCGCCTACATATCCCTGATGACCTCTTGCTTTCTGGTCGCCTCCACTACAGAAAGCCCATCCTCCGTCTTTGGCGCTTGGACCTTCTCCTGAAAGCAGAACAACACCTATTGAAGAGTCTTCATAAGCGTCATAAAAAGCGTCATACAGTTCTGAAGTTGTTTTGGGTCTGAAGGCATTTCTCACTTCCGGTCTGTTGAAAGCAATTCTTGCGACCCCGTTACATTTTTTATAGGTAATATCTTCGTATTCTTTGGCGGTTTTCCACTCAATCATTTTGTAAAAATTTTTCTCAAAGATACGGAATTACAAAGAATTTTTAGAGTGAAATTTAATGATAATAAGGGTAAAAATGAGAGATTAATTTCTGATCTTAAAAGCAAAGAAACCGGAACATTACTGCTCCGGTTTCATTTATTATTCAGCTAAGAATTATTATTTTGCTTTTGCTTTAAGCTCTGCTTCTTTAGCTTTCAGTTCTTTAAGTTTATCCATGTTTTTTGTAACAACATAGATTTCTTTCAATGCAGTAAGGGCATCAAGGTTTTCCGGTGCTGCTTTGTACCATCCTTCTGCATATGGAAGTGCTTTCGCAAATCTTTCTCTTCTGGCATCGATCAGCTTAGTAGCTTCATCCGGTTTATCTTTTCTAGAGGCATTGATCTGGTCTACAATTTTAGAATCGTCACCAATTACCGTATAAACAAGATTCTGGTATGCATTGTCAAAATCAGGCTTAACCTCGATTGCTTTTTTGAATGAAGCAACGGCATCTTCTACTGTAGCCGGGTTTTTAGACTGCATTACCCCTAAATTATACCAATTGGTGGCATCACCAGGGTTTTTAGCAAGCTGCTCTTTAAGAGCTCCGATGAATTTCTCAGTGTTTCCTGATTCGTAATATGCAGTTCCCTGAGCATCTTTAAGTTTAGCATTGTTTGGATATTTTGCCAATCCTTTTTCAATGATCACTAATGCATCGTTAGGTTTTTTTGCGTTGAGAAGCAAAGTTGTTAACGTTTCATATAGTTCAGGCTCAACACTTGGCGTCTGCTCAGTTTTAAAATCTGAATAATCAGGATTCTTTTTCATAAGCTCCCAGGTTGCTTTATCCAAAGGTACTACCTGACCGGTTTTTTTCTCTTTAGCAGTATAATTGGTCTGAACACCAGTAAATCCTGAATTAACAAGATCTGTATATATTTTGATGGATTCATCTGTATTATTTGCCAAAGCATAGCTTAACCCTGCATAATACATATATATCTTATCGTCCTGGCCGTTTGTTTTTAATAAGTTATAAACTTCTACAAACTTAGGTGCAGCGGCAGTGTAATTTTTTGCATTATATGCATCCATTGCAGCTTTGTTCGCTTCCTGTAGCTTGGCATTCACATCGTTACCCTTCTGACCGAAAACGAAAGCAGAAGCCACGATTGCTATACCTAAAATGAGTTTCTTCATATTAACTATATTATATTAATTGTATATTTTATTCTTCAGAATCAGAATTCTCATTTTCCTCAGCCGGATTTTCAATTTCAGCCTGAGGTGTTGTACTGTTTTCCTGATTATCAGCTACAATTCCTGTTCCTTCTTCATTTTCTTCAGAATCATCTTCTACATCTTTATCCATTTCTACTTTTGCAATGGCTGCAATTTCGTCATTTTTCTTAAGATTGATCATTCTTACTCCCTGGGTATTTCTTCCCATTACTCTCATTTCATCCATATTCATTCTGATGGCAACACCGGACTTATTGATAATCATCAATCCGTCATCGTCTGTTACATTCTGAATAGCAATCAGATTTCCTGTTTTTTCGGTAATGTTCAGGGTAATTACTCCTTTTCCTCCCCTGTTGGTGATTCTGTAGTCTTCTACAGCGGTTCTCTTACCATATCCTTTTTCGGAAACTACAAGAACTGTTTCTTTTTCTACATCATTCACAACAATCATACCAATTGCCTCGTCATTATCATCCATGGTAATACCGCGTACTCCGATAGAACCTCTACCTACTTCTCTTACTTTTTCTTCAGGGAAACGGATACATTTACCGTTTTTGGTAGCAATCATGATCTGGGAAGTACCGTTGGTAAGGTATGCACCCAATAACTGGTCATTATCCCTGATCTCGATAGCATTAACCCCATTAACTCTAGGTCTTGAGTAAGCTTCAAGAGATGTTTTCTTGATAGTACCGTTCTTGGTAACCATCACCACACTCATTTGGTTTACATATTCAGCATCTTTCAGGTTGTTGGTTCTGATATATGCCTTAATCTTATCATCCTGTTCAATATTGATAAGGTTTTGTACCGCTCTTCCCTTGGATGTTTTTGATCCTTCAGGGATTTCGAATACTCTTAACCAGTAACATCTTCCTTTTTCTGTAAAGAATAGCATGTACTGGTGATTGGTTGCAGAAACGATATATTCAAGGAAATCTTCATCCCTTGTTGTTGCCGCTCTGTTACCTACACCTCCTCTGCTCTGGATTTTGTATTCGGAAAGTGAAGTTCTCTTCACATAACCTGCATGTGAAATAGTAAGAACTACGGCTTCGTTCGGGATGATGTCCTCAATAGACATTTCTCCTCCTGAATAGTCAATTGCAGTTCTTCTTTCGTCACCGTATTTTTCTTTGATTTCAAGCAATTCTTCTTTGATGATCTCAAATCTTCTTGGCTCATTGGCCAAAATATCTTCCAAGTTCATGATCTCTTTCATGATCGCGTCATATTCATCGCGGATCTTGTCGAGCTCCATTCCTGTAAGACGAGCCAATCTCAGATCAAGAATAGCCTGGGCCTGAATTTCAGAAAGCTCAAACGCTTCGATCAAACCTTCTTTTGCGGCCTGTGGATTGGCACTGTGACGGATAATAGAGATTGCCCTGTCTAAGGCATCCTGAGTTCCGATCACTTTCATGAAACCTTCAAGAATATGAGCCCTTTCTTTGGCTTTCTTAAGCTCGTACTGAGTCCTTCTTACAATCACTTCGTGTCTGTGCTCTACGAAATGATGGATGATATCCTTTAAGTTCAATTGCTCAGGTCTTCCTTTAACCAATGCAATATTGTTTACACTGAAAGAAGTCTGAAGTGCTGTATATTTATATAACAGGTTTAAGACAACATTAGGAATGGCGTCATTTTTAAGTTCGTAAACGACACGCAGACCATTTCTGTCCGATTCGTCTCTGATCTCATGAATCCCTGCAATTTTATCATCTTTTATCAATTCAGCTGTTCTGGCAATCATATCTGCCTTATTCACCTGGTAAGGAACTTCTGTAACAATGATCGCATTTCTGTTTCCGATTTCTTCGAAATTCACTTTTGCTCTCAGCACTACTCTTCCTCTTCCTGTATGGAAAGCGTCTCTTACACCGTCGTATCCATAAATGATCCCTCCTGTAGGGAAATCCGGTGCTGTGATGTGGTGCATCAGCTCATCAATAGTGATTTCTCTGTTATCGATATAAGCGCAGATTGCATCAATAGATTCGGAAAGGTTGTGTGGCGCCATATTGGTTGCCATACCTACTGCGATCCCTGAAGTACCGTTTACCAGAAGGTTGGGAACTTTTGTAGGAAGCACGGTAGGTTCCTGTAAACTGTCGTCGAAGTTATTCTGAAAATCAACGGTTTCTTTATCCAGATCTGAAAGAATCTCATCAGAGATCTTTTTCAGTCTTGCTTCGGTGTAACGCATTGCTGCAGGCGGGTCACCATCCATTGAACCGAAGTTACCCTGCCCGTCTACCTGGGGATACCGTAAGCTCCATTCCTGAGCCATTCTCACCATTGCATCATATACTGAGGAGTCTCCGTGCGGGTGGTATTTACCCAAAACATCTCCAACAATTCTTGCAGATTTCAGATATTTTCTGTTAGAAAAAACTCCTAATCCATACATACCATAAAGTACTCTTCTATGAACGGGTTTCAGGCCGTCTCTTACGTCCGGCAGCGCTCTTGAAACGATAACCGACATCGAATAATCGATATAAGACGATTTCATTTCATCAACAATGTTGATAGGAATCAGTCTTTCTCCTTCTTTTTGCATAAACAAATTTTA includes the following:
- a CDS encoding DUF4199 domain-containing protein, whose amino-acid sequence is MTKSPSTLGILLFIATMIIFFVAYYFFSGINYFDISLKINAFVLPILYAGAAFWSVKSFWNKNRVVTFKDAFSRAFVPMFIGGILSIFSIYAFLNFVDTDAKKLLNYQYVQRQKTELDTEYQSARKILKHQKDIDELDKKYKERLPSFSPEAIKGKDMLTASHFSGYFAAILIFYVVLSVFFGAFFRTRTVYQETENQE
- a CDS encoding 1,4-dihydroxy-2-naphthoyl-CoA synthase, translated to MIEWKTAKEYEDITYKKCNGVARIAFNRPEVRNAFRPKTTSELYDAFYDAYEDSSIGVVLLSGEGPSAKDGGWAFCSGGDQKARGHQGYVGEDGRHRLNILEVQRLIRFMPKVVIAVVPGWAVGGGHSLHVVCDLTLASKEHAVFKQTDADVTSFDGGYGSAYLAKMVGQKKAREIFFLGRNYSAQEALDMGMVNAVIPHAELEDTAYEWAQEILAKSPTSIRMLKFAMNLTDDGMVGQQVFAGEATRLAYMTEEAQEGRNAFLEKRKPDFGENQWIS
- a CDS encoding glycosyltransferase family 2 protein — its product is MNLSIVIPLLNEEASLEELFSRIDNVCNTNSLSYEIWFVDDGSTDLSWSIIENMRIQHPQIHAIKFSRNYGKSQALHAAFERTNGDVVITMDADLQDFPEEIPELYKMVIEDNYDIVSGWKKKRFDNVMTKNVPSKLFNAAARKVSGVYLHDFNCGLKAYKKQVVKSIDVYGDMHRYIPVLAANAGFRRITEKEVQHQARPYGTSKFGTERFIRGFLDLVTLWFVSRFGGRPMHFFGAVGTVMFIVGFLSALWLGISKLIDVARGIYGHLITNNPWFYIALTMMIMGTLLFIAGFLGEMIIRTNREHKNYNIDEVI
- a CDS encoding GIN domain-containing protein — translated: MKKIWYASLLMAAVSCGKVSPKGNIENKEVPVENFKSIFLKGKFRVFYARGEKNMVDVETYPNVFDNLDIDVKDDGLFITESRETKGVDFYNITIYSKYNPEKISISDSAEMNISSEIKTDNFRLNLKNYSTFMGSVNTRRAEVEMQNRSRANFLGFTKNAVIKISDTASLIAPYWKIENLNIDSKNGNYAEVNVKDSLKGNIQNTAKFIYYNNPIRAFKIDKATRVENKKLNN
- a CDS encoding metal-dependent hydrolase yields the protein MKIQFLGQNCFLFTYKDKTILSDPFYNYKKAESGFDILAQKIDYILLTHAHGDHIADVEEVLQFHPDATVIAVPEICAYFKTAKNKDDVNLGGSAKIDDLKISMVPAHHTSSFPDGSYGGVPVGYIFRLPEGKNMYLAGDTGVMADMELFPRLFGNIDLSILPIGSHYTMCPRKASFAAAELLKTPKVIGCHFDTFPAIEINHESALKHFADKNIELVLPKLGEEFEF
- the gyrA gene encoding DNA gyrase subunit A, which gives rise to MQKEGERLIPINIVDEMKSSYIDYSMSVIVSRALPDVRDGLKPVHRRVLYGMYGLGVFSNRKYLKSARIVGDVLGKYHPHGDSSVYDAMVRMAQEWSLRYPQVDGQGNFGSMDGDPPAAMRYTEARLKKISDEILSDLDKETVDFQNNFDDSLQEPTVLPTKVPNLLVNGTSGIAVGMATNMAPHNLSESIDAICAYIDNREITIDELMHHITAPDFPTGGIIYGYDGVRDAFHTGRGRVVLRAKVNFEEIGNRNAIIVTEVPYQVNKADMIARTAELIKDDKIAGIHEIRDESDRNGLRVVYELKNDAIPNVVLNLLYKYTALQTSFSVNNIALVKGRPEQLNLKDIIHHFVEHRHEVIVRRTQYELKKAKERAHILEGFMKVIGTQDALDRAISIIRHSANPQAAKEGLIEAFELSEIQAQAILDLRLARLTGMELDKIRDEYDAIMKEIMNLEDILANEPRRFEIIKEELLEIKEKYGDERRTAIDYSGGEMSIEDIIPNEAVVLTISHAGYVKRTSLSEYKIQSRGGVGNRAATTRDEDFLEYIVSATNHQYMLFFTEKGRCYWLRVFEIPEGSKTSKGRAVQNLINIEQDDKIKAYIRTNNLKDAEYVNQMSVVMVTKNGTIKKTSLEAYSRPRVNGVNAIEIRDNDQLLGAYLTNGTSQIMIATKNGKCIRFPEEKVREVGRGSIGVRGITMDDNDEAIGMIVVNDVEKETVLVVSEKGYGKRTAVEDYRITNRGGKGVITLNITEKTGNLIAIQNVTDDDGLMIINKSGVAIRMNMDEMRVMGRNTQGVRMINLKKNDEIAAIAKVEMDKDVEDDSEENEEGTGIVADNQENSTTPQAEIENPAEENENSDSEE
- the menA gene encoding 1,4-dihydroxy-2-naphthoate octaprenyltransferase, producing the protein MVDWIKAARLRTLPLSLSGIIMGAFIAKWRLYGEGGTWDWKIFALALLVTLLYQILSNYANDYGDGVKGTDAKRINEAESRAVASGKITAGQMKNAVILFSVLSFVATIALLYIAFIPDYMNEFYIFIGLGVACILAAIGYTVGKKPYGYMGLGDLFVFIFFGLVSVCGSYFLFTKTFSWDMLLPGTAVGMMSMAVLNLNNMRDIESDRLSGKNSFALRIGFRNAMIYEMILLQLPLILILIFLGINGFIQSQNYYVFIVMILLIPLAKLRRKIMSVKEPKELDPFLKQVGILTFTMAVLTAIGLNFFK
- a CDS encoding four helix bundle protein; this translates as MDFGEAIFKLSQNFPKDEAFNLTSQIRRASDSVGLNISEGSILQSKAEFKKFLGYSVRSLAETVTCLYKAKNREYISEENFKTIYNESYNLMNQIIAFRNQLKD
- a CDS encoding SRPBCC family protein → MSSNNYVEAQMLIRKPVEDVFEAFINPEVTTNFWFTKSTGKLEVGKTITWEWEMYNVKSDVQVHEIIPNQLIKTEWGDPAVHVDYEFRVMEKGTLVVIKSYGFSQTGKDLLKVINDNTGGFTTVLDGCKAYLEHGINLRLIEDKFPQK
- a CDS encoding tetratricopeptide repeat protein, which gives rise to MKKLILGIAIVASAFVFGQKGNDVNAKLQEANKAAMDAYNAKNYTAAAPKFVEVYNLLKTNGQDDKIYMYYAGLSYALANNTDESIKIYTDLVNSGFTGVQTNYTAKEKKTGQVVPLDKATWELMKKNPDYSDFKTEQTPSVEPELYETLTTLLLNAKKPNDALVIIEKGLAKYPNNAKLKDAQGTAYYESGNTEKFIGALKEQLAKNPGDATNWYNLGVMQSKNPATVEDAVASFKKAIEVKPDFDNAYQNLVYTVIGDDSKIVDQINASRKDKPDEATKLIDARRERFAKALPYAEGWYKAAPENLDALTALKEIYVVTKNMDKLKELKAKEAELKAKAK